The following coding sequences lie in one Rhodohalobacter barkolensis genomic window:
- a CDS encoding YicC/YloC family endoribonuclease, which yields MITSMTGFGRGESSSDGYQVTVEVKTLNSRYLDISVRMPQSIQDKEIQLKECVQKNLSRGKVNLNINVDRTETAGPDIKLNEELVKSYSSILRNLRSVGNIDEPVTVRDLLQFNDIFETRKEGEEEVRIIWNCTNSALETALKNLNTMRRKEGQELKSDLSNLINGISKLLDEVIELSDKRAPEIREKLQTRIQKMITEEQVDADRMEMEIALLVDKMDINEEVIRLQSHLKFFLEALEADEPVGRRLNFLCQEINRELNTIGSKANDSKVAHHIVLGKEKLEQIREQVQNIE from the coding sequence ATGATTACATCCATGACAGGTTTTGGCCGGGGCGAGTCATCGTCTGACGGCTACCAGGTAACCGTTGAAGTTAAAACTCTGAACAGCCGATACCTGGACATCTCTGTACGAATGCCGCAATCCATACAGGATAAAGAGATTCAGTTGAAAGAGTGTGTTCAAAAAAACCTCTCCCGTGGAAAAGTAAATCTGAATATTAATGTAGATCGCACAGAAACGGCCGGACCCGATATCAAACTGAACGAAGAGCTGGTTAAGAGCTATAGTTCCATCCTGAGAAATCTGAGAAGTGTGGGAAATATTGACGAACCGGTTACCGTGCGGGATCTGTTACAGTTCAACGACATTTTTGAAACCAGGAAAGAAGGTGAAGAGGAAGTTCGCATTATCTGGAACTGCACAAATTCTGCTCTCGAAACCGCCCTCAAGAATTTAAACACCATGCGCCGTAAAGAAGGTCAGGAGCTGAAAAGTGATCTTTCAAACTTGATCAACGGCATTTCGAAGCTATTGGATGAAGTGATTGAACTTTCTGATAAACGGGCTCCGGAGATCCGTGAAAAGCTCCAGACCCGTATCCAAAAAATGATCACTGAAGAGCAGGTAGACGCTGACCGGATGGAGATGGAGATTGCACTGCTGGTTGATAAAATGGATATCAACGAAGAGGTGATCCGGTTGCAGTCTCACCTCAAATTTTTCCTCGAAGCCCTGGAAGCAGATGAGCCTGTTGGGCGACGACTGAATTTCCTATGCCAGGAGATCAATCGTGAACTGAATACAATCGGCTCCAAAGCCAATGACTCTAAAGTAGCCCATCACATTGTTTTAGGGAAAGAAAAATTGGAACAGATTCGCGAACAAGTTCAAAATATCGAATAG
- the glmM gene encoding phosphoglucosamine mutase has protein sequence MALMISVSGIRGIFGSHLTPQNLVTFTSAYGTWLNGGTVVVGRDSRVTGQICEDIVCATLQSVGCNVIKIGIAPTPTVAMSVLQHSADGGIILTASHNPEQWNALKLLNSKSEFLDADQGKEVLDIADKCEFEYKLFDKIGTVQNDSDAIQNHIQAVLNLPYIDSDLIKSKKFKVAVDAVNGGGSVALPALLEALGVQTECIYCEPTGIFPHNPEPLPENLTEICDFVKEKSCDLGVVTDPDGDRLALVDENGRLFGEEYTQVAAFDLLLSKNPGDTATNLSSSRAADDITNKYGHTCHRSAVGEINVVKVMQEKGAVIGGEGNGGVINADLHPGRDALVGTAMILQLLAERDIKASEYRDSLPDYEMSKQKIELSNLGMDADELLKKVTEVYADQNPNTVDGVKLDFDEGWVHFRKSNTEPIIRVYSEAKTKEAANQLADKILSVIK, from the coding sequence ATGGCATTAATGATCTCTGTATCCGGAATTCGTGGAATTTTCGGTTCTCATCTCACTCCTCAAAACCTTGTTACCTTTACATCGGCATACGGAACATGGCTGAACGGCGGCACCGTAGTTGTAGGGCGCGACTCACGGGTTACCGGACAAATTTGCGAGGATATTGTATGCGCTACCCTTCAAAGTGTAGGATGCAATGTGATTAAAATCGGCATAGCACCAACTCCTACCGTTGCGATGAGTGTTTTGCAGCACAGTGCGGATGGCGGAATCATTTTAACGGCCAGTCACAATCCCGAGCAGTGGAATGCCTTGAAACTTTTGAATAGCAAAAGTGAATTTCTAGATGCGGACCAGGGAAAAGAAGTTCTAGACATCGCCGATAAATGTGAATTTGAGTATAAGCTTTTTGATAAAATCGGAACGGTTCAAAACGATTCGGATGCCATTCAAAATCACATCCAAGCCGTCCTGAATCTGCCCTATATCGATTCTGATTTGATTAAAAGTAAAAAGTTTAAAGTTGCCGTAGACGCCGTAAATGGCGGCGGTTCCGTAGCTCTCCCCGCCCTGCTCGAAGCACTCGGAGTTCAAACAGAGTGCATCTACTGCGAACCTACGGGAATCTTTCCGCACAATCCCGAGCCACTGCCGGAAAACCTTACGGAGATCTGTGATTTTGTAAAGGAAAAATCTTGTGATCTTGGAGTTGTTACGGATCCGGATGGAGACCGCCTTGCGCTGGTGGATGAGAACGGACGACTTTTTGGGGAAGAGTACACGCAGGTTGCAGCCTTTGATCTGTTGCTGAGTAAAAATCCCGGCGACACAGCAACAAACCTCTCCTCCTCGCGGGCAGCGGATGATATCACCAATAAATATGGACACACGTGTCACCGCTCTGCTGTAGGCGAAATCAACGTCGTTAAAGTGATGCAGGAGAAAGGCGCCGTTATTGGCGGTGAAGGAAATGGAGGAGTGATCAATGCTGACCTGCACCCGGGGCGTGATGCATTGGTAGGAACAGCTATGATTCTGCAGCTGCTGGCCGAGCGGGACATCAAGGCATCAGAATACAGAGACTCATTACCAGATTATGAAATGAGCAAACAGAAAATTGAACTGAGCAATCTCGGGATGGACGCCGATGAACTGCTGAAAAAAGTTACCGAAGTGTATGCCGATCAAAATCCGAATACCGTTGATGGAGTTAAGCTTGATTTTGATGAGGGATGGGTTCATTTCCGAAAATCAAACACAGAACCCATTATCCGGGTTTACAGTGAAGCAAAAACGAAAGAAGCAGCCAATCAACTGGCCGATAAAATTCTTTCAGTTATTAAATAA
- a CDS encoding cob(I)yrinic acid a,c-diamide adenosyltransferase, whose translation MKIYTKKGDQGYTSLFGGANVEKNSLRIHAYGTVDELNSIIGMVLTHSLSDKGKKMLNEIQSQLFVLGADLATLHSKEAKIERIGSGDIQKLENWIDELEEDLPALTSFILPGGSPAGATLHMARTVCRRAERNTVALKQNDPISAETVIYLNRLSDLLFVLARYENRQAGEPETPWQPRKKK comes from the coding sequence ATGAAGATCTATACAAAAAAAGGCGACCAGGGATATACCTCACTTTTCGGAGGTGCAAATGTTGAAAAAAACAGTTTGCGTATACATGCTTACGGCACTGTAGACGAACTCAATTCCATTATCGGCATGGTACTGACTCACTCCCTGAGCGATAAAGGGAAAAAGATGCTGAATGAGATTCAGTCTCAGCTCTTTGTTCTGGGAGCAGATTTAGCCACCCTTCACTCAAAAGAGGCAAAGATTGAACGAATTGGCAGTGGCGATATTCAGAAGCTGGAAAACTGGATCGATGAGCTGGAGGAAGATCTCCCCGCTCTTACAAGCTTTATCCTGCCCGGCGGGTCACCGGCCGGAGCCACACTGCACATGGCACGAACCGTATGCAGGCGGGCTGAGCGAAACACGGTAGCACTGAAGCAAAACGATCCTATTTCGGCCGAAACCGTTATTTATCTCAACCGACTTTCTGATCTTCTTTTTGTTCTGGCCAGATATGAAAACAGGCAAGCTGGTGAGCCGGAAACACCCTGGCAGCCACGGAAAAAAAAGTAA
- a CDS encoding IMPACT family protein produces the protein MYTVTKLFKSDYRIKESKFLGYLHPAESKTEADHFLETVKDEHPTATHHCYAWRVNPNKIEEFDQDDGEPSGTAGLPILNALKSADLVNCIMVSVRYYGGTKLGKSGLIDAYGESARQCIEHAVMKEVVPVQTYRIQYNYEHQGIIDKLKNDFTLIELNSVYLEDVTYEFGCPVDEIDRLEGKLKSVTHLFEDFEKTGESFHIKK, from the coding sequence TTGTATACAGTTACTAAACTATTTAAAAGCGATTATCGCATCAAAGAATCCAAATTTCTGGGGTATTTACATCCGGCGGAAAGTAAAACGGAAGCGGATCATTTCCTGGAAACCGTAAAAGATGAGCATCCAACGGCTACCCATCACTGCTATGCATGGAGGGTGAACCCCAATAAAATTGAAGAGTTCGACCAGGATGACGGTGAACCGAGCGGCACTGCCGGCCTTCCCATTCTAAACGCGTTGAAATCGGCCGATTTGGTGAACTGCATTATGGTATCTGTGCGCTATTACGGCGGGACCAAACTGGGAAAATCGGGCCTTATTGACGCCTACGGAGAATCAGCCCGCCAATGTATCGAGCATGCCGTAATGAAAGAGGTCGTCCCGGTTCAAACCTACCGTATACAGTATAATTACGAACACCAGGGAATTATTGACAAACTTAAAAACGATTTCACCCTAATTGAACTTAACTCTGTATACCTCGAAGATGTTACCTACGAATTTGGCTGCCCTGTCGACGAGATCGATCGATTGGAGGGAAAGCTGAAATCCGTTACACACCTCTTTGAGGATTTTGAAAAAACAGGTGAATCTTTTCACATAAAAAAATAA
- a CDS encoding succinate dehydrogenase cytochrome b subunit — protein MPNLLQAATSQVGRKILTGLTGIFLVLFIIFHLGGNLAIFGEADAMNRYSMTLHNLGPLLWIARIGLLAVFVIHAWIGISIWFKKRKARPNKYEVYSSKGGPSKQSLSSRSMAFTGVVLLIFVVIHVNTFALGETGTVVIDGQETHDIKTLVIDTFQSSAVYSFGYAFVMLLLGTHLGHGIWSAFTSLGMKSKKTSAIVYTLGGIFAVVFAVGFLFIPIYIYFGGGCEAALIQCQ, from the coding sequence ATGCCAAATCTATTACAAGCAGCGACGTCACAGGTTGGGCGAAAAATATTGACCGGCCTGACCGGCATTTTCCTCGTCTTGTTTATCATATTTCATCTTGGCGGTAACCTGGCCATCTTCGGCGAAGCAGATGCAATGAACCGCTACTCGATGACACTTCATAATTTAGGCCCCCTGCTTTGGATTGCAAGAATCGGGCTGCTGGCAGTTTTTGTAATTCACGCCTGGATTGGAATTTCCATCTGGTTCAAAAAGAGAAAGGCGCGTCCCAACAAATATGAGGTCTACAGCAGTAAAGGCGGTCCCAGTAAACAGAGTCTCAGTTCGAGAAGCATGGCCTTTACAGGTGTTGTACTCCTGATTTTTGTGGTCATTCACGTCAACACTTTTGCACTGGGCGAAACCGGTACCGTGGTAATAGACGGACAGGAAACGCACGATATTAAAACACTGGTTATCGATACCTTCCAGAGCAGCGCAGTATACTCTTTCGGGTATGCATTCGTTATGTTGCTTCTCGGAACACACCTGGGGCACGGGATCTGGAGTGCCTTTACATCTCTCGGAATGAAGAGCAAAAAAACGTCAGCTATTGTCTACACATTAGGCGGAATTTTTGCAGTCGTGTTTGCCGTTGGCTTCCTGTTTATCCCGATCTATATCTACTTCGGCGGTGGCTGTGAAGCAGCACTTATCCAATGCCAATAA
- a CDS encoding fumarate reductase/succinate dehydrogenase flavoprotein subunit — translation MKLDPKVPSGPLEDKWEQHLKDIKLVSPNNKRKHNVIVVGTGLAGASAAASLAELGYNVQTFCIQDSARRAHSIAAQGGINAAKNYQNDGDSVWRLFYDTIKGGDYRSRESNVYRLAQNSNNIIDQAVAQGVPFGRDYGGLLDNRSFGGAQVSRTFYSRGQTGQQLLLGAYQAMMRQVHTGKIKDNPRQEMLDLVVVDGKARGIITRDLVNGTIQKWEADAVVLCTGGYGNVFYLSTNAKNSNVTAAWRCHKRGAAFANPCYVQIHPTCIPVSGDYQSKLTLMSESLRNDGRVWVPRKKGDDRAPNDIPEEERYYYLEERYPSFGNLVPRDVASRNAKMVTDEGLGVGETGLAVYLDFRDAIKRDSKEAIAARYGNLFDMYENITDENPYETPMRIFPAVHYTMGGLWVDYNLMSNIPGLFVAGEANFSDHGANRLGASALMQGLSDGYFIIPYTIGNYIAGEDLEKVSTDHKAFDEAAKASQDQLDKLLAVKGDKSLIEFHRELGKIMWDKVGISRSKEGLESAIEEIRALREDFWKNVRVPGESNYYNKYLEFAARIADFFELAELMALDALDRDESCGCHLRDEYQTEEGEALRNDEDYAFVSAWEYLGVNGKLETKRHKEDLEFEFVELKQRSYK, via the coding sequence ATGAAATTAGATCCAAAAGTACCTTCAGGACCACTGGAAGATAAGTGGGAACAGCATTTAAAGGATATCAAACTGGTTTCCCCAAACAACAAGCGTAAGCACAACGTCATTGTAGTTGGAACAGGACTTGCAGGCGCTTCTGCTGCAGCCAGCCTTGCAGAACTTGGCTATAATGTGCAGACGTTCTGTATTCAGGATTCTGCCCGCCGGGCGCACAGTATTGCGGCTCAGGGTGGTATCAATGCTGCGAAGAATTATCAAAATGATGGCGACAGTGTATGGCGACTGTTTTACGATACCATTAAAGGCGGTGACTATCGAAGCCGTGAGTCTAACGTTTATCGTCTGGCTCAAAATTCGAATAATATTATTGATCAGGCGGTTGCACAGGGTGTGCCGTTTGGACGTGATTACGGCGGACTGCTCGATAACCGATCCTTCGGTGGAGCGCAGGTTTCGCGAACATTTTACTCCCGGGGACAGACCGGTCAGCAGCTGCTTTTGGGTGCCTATCAGGCGATGATGCGCCAGGTTCATACCGGAAAAATTAAGGACAACCCGCGTCAGGAGATGCTGGATTTGGTTGTGGTTGACGGAAAGGCACGAGGTATCATTACCCGTGATCTTGTAAACGGAACCATTCAGAAGTGGGAAGCTGATGCCGTTGTTCTCTGTACCGGCGGATATGGAAACGTATTCTACCTCTCCACAAATGCAAAAAATTCAAACGTAACCGCAGCATGGAGATGTCATAAGAGGGGAGCCGCTTTTGCGAATCCCTGCTATGTTCAGATTCACCCAACCTGTATCCCGGTTTCCGGCGACTATCAGTCCAAGCTGACACTGATGAGCGAGAGTTTGCGTAATGATGGCCGTGTTTGGGTGCCGCGCAAGAAAGGAGACGATCGTGCTCCAAACGATATTCCTGAAGAGGAGCGGTACTACTACCTCGAGGAGCGCTATCCAAGTTTCGGTAACCTGGTTCCGCGTGATGTGGCTTCCAGAAATGCGAAGATGGTAACCGACGAAGGCCTTGGAGTGGGTGAGACCGGACTTGCGGTCTATCTCGATTTCCGTGATGCAATTAAGCGCGACAGTAAAGAGGCTATCGCTGCACGATACGGAAACCTCTTTGACATGTACGAAAATATCACGGACGAAAATCCGTATGAAACACCGATGAGAATTTTCCCTGCCGTTCACTACACGATGGGTGGCCTTTGGGTTGACTATAACCTGATGAGCAATATTCCGGGACTGTTTGTGGCCGGAGAGGCGAACTTCTCCGATCACGGTGCAAACCGGCTGGGTGCAAGTGCGCTGATGCAGGGTCTGTCCGACGGATACTTTATCATCCCTTACACTATAGGAAACTACATTGCCGGCGAAGACCTCGAAAAAGTATCCACGGATCACAAAGCATTTGATGAAGCCGCAAAAGCGTCTCAGGATCAGCTTGATAAACTTCTCGCTGTGAAAGGGGACAAGTCACTGATTGAGTTCCATCGTGAGCTCGGAAAGATTATGTGGGATAAAGTTGGGATATCCAGAAGCAAGGAGGGACTTGAATCGGCTATTGAGGAGATTCGAGCTCTTCGCGAAGATTTCTGGAAAAACGTTCGGGTACCGGGCGAGTCCAACTACTATAACAAGTATTTGGAATTTGCGGCCCGTATTGCCGATTTCTTTGAACTGGCTGAGCTGATGGCTCTTGATGCACTGGACAGAGATGAGTCCTGCGGTTGCCACCTCAGAGATGAATATCAAACCGAAGAAGGAGAAGCCCTCCGGAATGATGAAGATTATGCATTCGTTTCGGCATGGGAGTATCTGGGCGTCAACGGCAAACTCGAAACCAAACGCCACAAGGAAGACCTTGAGTTCGAATTTGTGGAACTGAAACAAAGAAGTTACAAATAA
- a CDS encoding succinate dehydrogenase/fumarate reductase iron-sulfur subunit has protein sequence MKINLKIWRQKNAQDKGGFQDYTLDNVSEHMSFLEMLDVLNEELIMDGKDPVEFDYDCREGICGSCNLVINGRAHGPKHKTAACQLHMRNYSDGDTIVIEPPRAAAFPVIKDLVVDRSAMDRIVEVGGYVSVNTGQAPEANLIPVKKEVSDQAFDYATCIGCGACIAACPNSSASLFTGAKVAHLNSLPQGQPERERRTIAMVEQMEKEGFGDCSNFAECEAVCPVGISISAIAEMRRDYMKAIL, from the coding sequence ATGAAAATAAACCTGAAGATTTGGAGACAAAAAAACGCCCAGGATAAAGGCGGTTTTCAGGATTATACACTTGATAATGTAAGTGAACATATGTCGTTCCTTGAGATGCTTGACGTTCTGAACGAAGAGCTGATTATGGACGGTAAGGATCCTGTCGAGTTTGACTACGACTGCCGTGAAGGAATTTGCGGATCGTGCAACCTGGTGATCAACGGCCGTGCACACGGACCAAAGCACAAGACGGCAGCCTGCCAGCTGCATATGCGTAACTACAGCGATGGCGACACTATCGTGATTGAGCCGCCCAGAGCAGCCGCATTCCCGGTCATTAAAGATCTTGTAGTAGACCGCTCTGCGATGGACAGAATTGTTGAAGTAGGTGGTTACGTCTCGGTAAATACCGGACAGGCCCCAGAAGCAAACCTTATTCCGGTGAAAAAGGAAGTTTCCGATCAGGCGTTCGACTATGCAACCTGTATCGGTTGTGGTGCCTGCATTGCAGCTTGCCCGAACTCTTCGGCATCCCTCTTTACCGGCGCGAAAGTCGCTCACTTGAACAGTCTGCCGCAAGGCCAGCCCGAGCGTGAAAGACGAACCATAGCCATGGTAGAGCAGATGGAGAAAGAAGGATTTGGCGACTGCTCCAACTTTGCAGAGTGCGAAGCGGTTTGTCCGGTAGGAATCAGCATTTCAGCTATTGCAGAGATGCGACGAGACTACATGAAGGCGATTCTCTAA
- a CDS encoding nuclease-related domain-containing protein codes for MPSKNGTTQIDHLIVPPYSMFIVETKSKKCWIFGGGKEEYIA; via the coding sequence ATTCCGTCCAAAAATGGAACTACTCAAATAGACCATCTGATTGTACCGCCTTACAGTATGTTTATTGTAGAAACAAAGAGTAAGAAGTGTTGGATCTTCGGTGGAGGGAAAGAGGAATACATCGCATAA
- a CDS encoding helix-turn-helix domain-containing protein — MSYAISKYQKTEWGLHLLFWVFIFTAVNVSWQQNWFDPSIRTNTPAPLAVLIFPFLFYAHAYWAIPTHLANQKWLSYGFSLLLIFVGPELLRLSYYALALNRPLETELFSRDSFLFGSLNIAWIAFIFSLVYRLFIDKVVVAHAEKPTTPKVEQGIGSTSVLSEKESQKLMDALALLMNEKQLFLNSDLKLGTLSDHIGIPEKKLSTLLNHNMSTSFSDYVNGYRVDYFLKEIDKGKLDHLSISGLMNECGFSSKATFYRAFKKVKGCTPTEWLKSQQ; from the coding sequence ATGAGCTACGCAATATCAAAATATCAAAAGACAGAGTGGGGCCTTCACCTCTTATTTTGGGTGTTTATTTTTACAGCGGTCAATGTAAGCTGGCAGCAAAATTGGTTTGATCCTTCTATCCGTACCAACACCCCTGCACCTTTGGCTGTCCTTATTTTTCCCTTCCTTTTTTATGCTCATGCTTACTGGGCTATTCCAACGCATTTAGCAAATCAAAAATGGCTATCATACGGTTTCAGTTTACTGCTAATTTTTGTCGGCCCCGAATTACTGCGATTGAGCTATTATGCATTAGCCCTTAATCGCCCTTTGGAAACAGAGCTTTTTAGCAGAGACAGTTTCCTTTTTGGAAGCCTCAATATTGCATGGATAGCTTTTATCTTTTCTTTGGTGTATAGACTGTTCATTGACAAAGTGGTTGTTGCACATGCAGAAAAGCCGACAACCCCGAAAGTAGAACAAGGAATTGGCTCCACTTCAGTTCTATCCGAGAAAGAGTCACAAAAGCTTATGGATGCTTTAGCTCTGTTGATGAATGAAAAGCAGCTATTCTTAAACAGCGACCTAAAATTAGGAACATTATCTGACCACATTGGAATTCCGGAAAAAAAGCTCTCGACACTGCTCAATCATAACATGTCTACAAGCTTTTCTGATTATGTGAATGGATACAGAGTCGATTACTTTTTAAAGGAGATCGATAAGGGAAAATTAGACCACCTTAGCATTTCAGGACTAATGAATGAATGTGGTTTCTCTTCTAAAGCAACCTTTTATAGAGCTTTCAAGAAAGTTAAAGGGTGCACACCTACCGAGTGGCTGAAATCTCAGCAGTAG
- a CDS encoding ABC transporter ATP-binding protein, with protein MSLVVNNIKKSHKNGVTALDDLSIEIGKGMFGLLGPNGAGKSTFMRILATLQVADSGHITFQGIDILQNPKDLRSRLGYLPQSFGVYPKESAKFLLHYMAVLKGISNKQQRTQIVDEVLDLTNLTDVQDQFVSEYSGGMKQRFGIAQLLLNRPSLIIVDEPTAGLDPSERKRFLNVLRAVGTENTVIFSTHIVEDVRELCNDMAIINHGKILKHQSPRQAIDDLQGTIWQTKVTKAGNPILKRKHTVISENFSDDNQLLARVFATEKPTGDFRPAPPTLEDVYFLTLGDSK; from the coding sequence ATGAGTCTTGTTGTCAATAATATAAAGAAAAGCCACAAAAATGGAGTTACAGCACTCGATGACCTCTCCATTGAAATTGGCAAAGGTATGTTTGGACTGCTTGGCCCCAACGGAGCCGGTAAATCAACGTTCATGCGGATTCTGGCCACGCTGCAGGTTGCCGATTCAGGACATATCACTTTTCAGGGAATAGATATTCTGCAAAACCCCAAAGATCTCCGAAGCAGGCTGGGCTATTTGCCACAATCTTTCGGCGTGTATCCAAAAGAGAGCGCTAAATTTCTCTTGCATTATATGGCGGTATTAAAGGGGATTTCAAACAAACAACAGCGAACACAGATCGTTGACGAGGTATTGGATTTAACCAATTTAACGGATGTTCAGGATCAATTTGTCAGCGAGTATTCAGGTGGAATGAAACAACGCTTTGGAATCGCCCAGCTACTTCTGAATCGTCCTTCACTTATCATTGTGGATGAACCCACTGCAGGTCTTGATCCTTCTGAACGAAAGCGTTTTTTAAATGTACTGCGTGCTGTTGGTACGGAAAACACGGTCATTTTTTCTACCCACATTGTTGAAGATGTGAGGGAGTTGTGTAATGACATGGCCATTATAAACCATGGCAAAATTCTCAAACACCAGTCGCCCCGGCAAGCTATCGATGATCTGCAAGGAACCATATGGCAAACTAAAGTAACGAAAGCCGGGAACCCGATTCTAAAAAGGAAGCATACGGTCATTTCTGAAAATTTTAGTGACGACAATCAGCTATTAGCGAGGGTATTTGCAACAGAAAAACCTACCGGTGATTTTCGTCCGGCGCCTCCAACCCTTGAGGATGTCTATTTTCTCACTCTGGGTGATTCAAAATGA